A portion of the Nitratidesulfovibrio termitidis HI1 genome contains these proteins:
- the frr gene encoding ribosome recycling factor produces the protein MDMDTILLDAEERMEKALGSLDREFAKLRTGRASTSLVDNIKVDYYGTPTPISQLASVSVPDSRTLTIQPWDRSAFQLVEKAIMKSDLGLNPVNDGKIIRISIPPLTEERRKDLVKVARKYTEEAKVAVRNVRRDANDALKKLEKGKEISEDDVRKSTDDVQKLTDRFVAKSDEKCTAKEKEIMEL, from the coding sequence ATGGATATGGATACCATTCTTCTGGACGCCGAAGAGCGTATGGAAAAGGCCCTCGGCTCGCTGGACCGCGAATTCGCCAAACTGCGCACGGGCCGCGCCTCCACCTCGCTGGTGGACAACATCAAGGTGGACTACTACGGCACCCCCACGCCCATCAGCCAGCTGGCGTCCGTCAGCGTGCCCGACAGCCGCACCCTGACCATCCAGCCGTGGGACCGTTCGGCCTTCCAGCTGGTGGAAAAGGCCATCATGAAGTCGGACCTGGGGCTGAACCCGGTCAACGACGGCAAGATCATCCGCATCTCCATCCCGCCGCTGACCGAGGAACGCCGCAAGGACCTCGTCAAGGTGGCCCGCAAGTACACCGAAGAGGCCAAGGTGGCCGTGCGCAACGTGCGCCGCGACGCCAACGACGCCCTGAAAAAGCTGGAAAAGGGCAAGGAGATTTCCGAGGACGACGTGCGCAAGTCCACCGACGACGTGCAGAAGCTGACCGACCGCTTCGTGGCCAAGTCGGACGAGAAGTGCACGGCGAAAGAAAAGGAAATCATGGAACTTTAG
- the pyrH gene encoding UMP kinase encodes MSELRYKRVLLKLSGEALAGENKFGIDPQTVSKICEEIAEVVDMGLQVALVIGGGNIFRGLSSSARGMDRSSADYMGMLATVLNALAVQDALEKIGHPTRVLSAITMQEVCEPYIRRRADRHLEKGRVVICAAGTGNPYFTTDTAAALRGMELKCQAIIKATKVDGVYDKDPMKHDDAVMFRSLGYAETLQRKLGVMDSTAITLAMENDVPIIVCNMFKGSIKRVVMGEDVGTIVHGG; translated from the coding sequence ATGAGCGAACTCCGCTACAAGCGCGTGCTGCTGAAACTCAGCGGCGAAGCCCTGGCGGGCGAAAACAAGTTCGGTATTGACCCCCAGACTGTTTCGAAGATATGCGAGGAAATCGCCGAGGTTGTCGACATGGGCCTGCAAGTGGCGCTTGTCATCGGCGGCGGCAACATCTTCCGCGGCCTCTCCTCGTCAGCCAGGGGCATGGACCGTTCATCGGCCGACTACATGGGCATGCTGGCCACGGTGCTCAACGCCCTGGCCGTGCAGGACGCCCTGGAAAAGATCGGCCATCCCACGCGGGTGCTTTCGGCCATCACCATGCAGGAAGTCTGCGAGCCGTACATCCGCCGCCGGGCCGACAGGCACCTGGAAAAGGGCCGCGTGGTCATCTGCGCGGCGGGCACCGGCAACCCCTATTTCACCACCGACACGGCGGCCGCGCTGCGCGGCATGGAACTGAAGTGCCAGGCCATCATCAAGGCCACCAAGGTCGACGGCGTCTACGACAAGGACCCCATGAAGCATGACGACGCCGTGATGTTCCGCAGCCTCGGCTACGCCGAAACGTTGCAGCGCAAGCTTGGCGTCATGGACTCCACGGCCATCACCCTGGCCATGGAGAACGACGTGCCCATCATCGTCTGCAACATGTTCAAGGGCAGCATCAAGCGCGTGGTCATGGGCGAAGACGTCGGAACCATCGTACACGGAGGCTAA